The genomic segment CGGGCTGCCGTACCTGGTGATGGAGCTGGTGGTTGGCGAGCCGCTGGATCTCTATTGTCGCCGCCTCGGATTCTCGCCGAGGGAGCGTCTCGAGCTCCTGCTGCCGATCGTCGATGCCGTCGCCTATGCCCATCGGCAGCTGGTGGTCCATCGCGATCTCAAGCCGGGCAATGTCCTGGTCGATGCGGCCGGCCGCGCCAAGCTGCTCGACTTCGGGGTCGCCAAGCTGGTCGAGCCGAGCGCCGAGACCGCACTTGCGGCCGGTTTGACGATCACCGGGTCGGGCCCCTACACGCCGGCCTTCGCCTCGCCCGAGCAGCTCGCCGGCAAGGCCGTCGGCACGGCCAGTGACGTCTATTCCCTGGGGGCGGTGGTCTATCTGTTGGTGACCGATGTCAGCCCGTTTCCGCCCCTTGAGCCGGGGCAAGTCGACCCTCGCCTCGAAGGCCGGCTACCGGTACCCCCTTCTCGGGTCTCGCCTCGACTGCCGGGGCCCCTCGCCCAGGATCTCGACGCCATCGTTCTCAAGGCGATGCGGCCCGAGGCCGAGGAACGCTACAGCGGCGTCGATGGTCTGGCGACGGATATCCGCCACCTGCTCGGCGGGCGAGCTGTCGAGGCGGTGGCGCCGACGCTTCGCTATCGCCTGCGCAAGCTGATTCGCCGCAACCCGATGATCTCCGCCTTGGTCAGCGCAGTGGTGCTCGCCATCGCCCTGGGTATCCTCGCTTCTTCCCACCAGGCCCGCCTCGCCCGCCAGGAGCGCGACCGAGCGGTTCGCATGGCCGACTTCGCCTTCGATGTTCTGCGCCTGGGGGACCCGCGGGGCACCGGCGCCACCCAGCTACCCGCCAAGGAGCTATTGGTCAACGCCGCCGCGGCCGCCGAGAATCTCGCCGACTCCGACCTCCGAGGCCAGGCCCTGACGGTGGTCGGCGAAGGTCTCTCGAACCTCTATGCCCATGGCGAGGCGGCGGAGGTCTGGTCGCGGGCCTCGGCGGCCTATGGCTATCCGGACCTCGCTCACCCGCAGGTCGCCGAGGTCTTGCGGCGCGGGGCCCTCGCCTGGGCGGAGTCGGGGAATCAACCGCGGGCCCTCGAGATCAACCGCCAGGCGCTCGCCGCGGCGCGCCTCGAAGGCTTCGCCCCGGGAGCGGAGCTGGCCCCCTTCCTCTTCGACCGCGCCTACCTCATTCTGCGTTTCGAGGCCAAGAGCTCACCCCGCCGAGAGGAGGCCGAGAGTCTGCTCGAGGAAGCCGTCGAGCTCCAGCGGCGCGACCTTCCGTCGACTCGCGCCGCCCTGGCCTCATCCCTCCATTTGCTGGGCAGGCTGCGCTTCGACCAAGGATTCGGCGACACCTCGGCAACCGCCGGCGAGGTGGTGCAGGAGGGCCTCGACCTGATGGCGGAAGCGGCGGAGATCCGTCGCCAACTGCCGACCGACCAGGCCGGAGCCCTGGTCGAATCGCTCAGTGACCGCGGCCTCGTGCTCGACGTACTCGGACGCCATCAGGAAGCGCTCGAAACCCTCGAGGAGGCCCTCGACTATGGTCGCCGCTGGATCGATCCATCGCATCCGATCCTGCTGACCGTCGGCGCCAACCTCGGGGCGATCTACTTCGACGCCGGACGTTTCGAAGATGCCCAGCGAGTGCTGCAGGCGGCGGCCTCCGGATGGCAGAGCAGCGGCACGGCGCCGCCGGCCGGGCTGCTGCACTGGCAGGGTCAGACAGCGGCGGCGTTGGGCCGGCAACCGGAGGCCGAGGCTTTGGCTCGCCGGGCCTTGGCGAGCGCCGGGGAAGAGGGCCCGAGACGCTGCCAGGTGGCTCTCGGTCTGGGAGATATCCTGCTGCGCGCCGGCCAGCGCGCCGAGGCCCGGCGCCTGCTCAGCCAGACCCTCCCCGTCTGCGAAGCCGCCGAAGGGGCGGACAGCCGCCAAGCGGCTCGGGTACGATCGAGTCTTCGAGCCATCGCCGCCGAGGAAACGCCCCCGTGATGACGAAGATCGCCGAACTGGTAGCCAGTGTTTTGACGGCCCTGGGCCTCGCCGCCCTCGGTTTCGCCATGTGGCGCTGGACCGAGATTCCCTGGAGCTGGCCTGAGGAGACGCCTTCGTGGGTGGCGGAAGGTCTCCGAAGCCTGTGGGGGCGGGTCGCCGGGAGTACGCTCCTGGTGATCGGCCTGCTGATGTTCTGGGGCAGCTTCCGGAAACCCTATCGCTTCGAAGACGACGACTGACCCTGGTCTGGTGGCGGGAGATCGACGGACAGATCCTCGTTGTAGAGTCAAGCATGGCTCGATTTTGGCGAGAGATTCGCTGGCTGACGCTGGTGGCGCTGCTCTGCACGACCCCTGGTCTGGCCTCAGAGCGGCCTGAGGCTTGGGCCGAGGCGATGCCTCTCGCGGGGGCCCCGAATCTTCACCGAGTCAGCGCAACCCTCTACCGCAGCGCCCAGCCTTCGGCGGAAGGCATGGCGAACCTCGAGAATCTGGGCGTCGCCACGGTGGTCAATCTGCGTTCCTTCTCCTCTGATCGAGACGAGCTCGAAGGTACCGGCCTGGCCTACGAGCACATCTACATGAAGGCCTGGCACCCGGAGCGCAAAGAGGTGGTGCGCTTCCTCCGCATCGTGACCAACGCCAGGCGAACACCGGTGCTCGTGCACTGCAAGCACGGCGCCGATCGCACCGGCACGATGGTGGCCCTCTACCGCATCGTGGTCGAAGGTTGGAGCAAAGAGGAGGCCCTGAAGGAGATGACCACCGGCGGTTTCGGCTTTCATCGCATCTGGTCGAACCTGCCGCGCTGGATCGAGAAGCTCGACATCGAGGCCCTGCGGCAAGAGCTCGATCTTCCGTCTGTAGCCCATCCCTAGAGCGGCCTTCTCACCGCGGCTCTCGGCGCAAGGACGGGCTCGACGGCTTCGGTTGATCGATCTGACTGGTAGCCTTCGGCCGTGTTGCCCTCGCCGAGACGCGCTGCCGTCGGGATTCTCTGCCTGCACGGCCTCCTGCAGGGGCTGCTCGGGTGGCTCTACTGCGCCGGTGGAGGCAAGGGCCTCGTTGGCGACGAGCAGACCTACCGGGCGGCGGCCGAGGCGATGGCGACCACCGGTCGCCTGGCCCTCGATCCGCTCTGGCCGCCGCTCTATCCCTGGCTACTCTCCCGGCTTTACCTCCTGCCGGGAGATCCCCTGGTCTGGACCCTCGTTCTGCAGGCCCTGGCTGTGCCCGCCATCGTGTGGCTGTGGTGGCGTCTCGGCGAGCGTCTGACGGGCTCGGCGTCGGTGGCTGCTCTCGGCGCCACTGGATTGCTGCTCTATCCGCCACTCGTCGCCTACGGCCATTTTCTCTGGCCTGAGATCCTCCACCTCTTGCTGCTTAGCCTGGCTCTGTGGTTGCTCACCGCTGCGGGCGCTACCTGGCGAAGCGCCCTCGCCGCCGGCGCCCTGCTCGGCCTCGCTTTGGGCGCCAAGGCTCTGCTGCTGGGCTTCCTGCCGGTACTGGTCCTCCTGCCAGCCCGTGCCGAGGGTTCGAGACCTTGGCCCTCGCTGATCGCGCTGGCCGCCGCCGTGGCGCTCTTGGCGTCGCCTTGGACGCCGTGGGCGCGGGCCCACAGCTCTCCGGCAGTGGCCGGAAGCCTCGAGTTCAATCTGCGTCTGGGGATCGACCGCGAGGTCGGACGCGAGCGGTCCGGCGAGGCGGCATGGCGTCTGTTCCAAGCCATGGAGAAAGCCGAGGCGCGAGGCACCGGCCGCCGGGCCTTCTTGCGCCGGCAGCTCGCTGACGAGCTCGCCGAGCGCGGTCCCTGGAGCATCGCTCGCGACCAGCTCCAGCGACAATACTTCCGCTTGCTAGACCACCGCACCTTCTTCCACGATCAGCTTCCGACGGGGCCGCGCCAGGGGCCGGAGCGCGGTTACCAGGGGGTGCCCTCGGCAGTCGGCGCGGCGCTGCGCGTCGGCAGCTCGGCGATCTACCTCCTGATTCTGACGCTCACCCCCTTGGGGCTGCTCGCCTGGCGGCGAAGGGGGCAGGGGAGGTGGTGGCTCGTTCCGGCTTTTCTGGTTTACAACTTCCTGTTGTTCTTCGCCCTCTACGCGATCTCCCGATACCGCATCCAGATGCTGCCCTTTCTGACCTTGACGGCCGCCCTCGGTGGCGCCGAGCTGAAGCGGGGTATGACAGCTCTGCCGGCGTGGGAGAAAGCCATCGCCTTGGCGGGAGCGGTTCTCTTGCTCTATCTCGCCTTGGGGTAGGTCGGTCCGGTTTCGAACCGCGGAAGCGAGCGCAGCGCACCCTGGAGGAGGGGAAGGTTTGAGGATAGGCTTGAAGGGGAATCACGACTCGAAAATTTCGCAGGGAAGGGCCTTGACCGTTATGGGACGCAGACTCGAACCGATCCTTGGAATCCTTGCCCTGCTGATCTTCGGAGGATTGCTGTCCGTGCCGGCGGCGGCCGCCTTCCGCGCCAACGTCACCCGCGCCGACGGCTTCTCGCCGCGACAGGTCCAGCGGGTGGTGGTGGCAACCCGTCAATGCCACGAGGTGGTCGACTGCAGCGCCATGGAGCAGCGGGTGGTGGGTGAGATGTTGGAGCTGGGGGTTCCCTTCGCGGTGGTGGCGGAGAGCCGGGTTCGAAAACACCTCTTCGAGCAGGGAACCCTCGAGTATGTGGTGGAGCAGCGGCAGAGCCTGGCGGATGCCTTCGAGGCCGACGCCGTGCTCGAGCTCGCCGTGCCCTTTGCCGAGCGCGGTGACGGCTTCGGAGGTCGCCGGCGGTCGAGCGTCAAGGTCGAGATCTTCCTGCTACGGCCGGACGGCGAGCTCTTGCTTCACGGCGTCGGAACGGGAAGGCCCCTCAACGTCGTCAGCGGTCCCGAGCGGGTCACCGGAAACGTCGTCGAAACGATCTTGCGCAAGGCCTTCGGTAGCGGCGGCTAGGGCCTCGAGGAAGGAAGCCTGGTGCCGGAGGCGGGACTCGAACCCGCAAGCCCGAAGGCGGGGGATTTTAAGTCCCCTGCGTCTACCAATTTCGCCACTCCGGCCAGCCGTCGTCGATCCTCTCATGGACCAAGGTGGCGCTCTGCCAGGTGGGATTCCCCGCTCACCCCGCGGCTGCGCCGGGTCGCTAAGAAGTTTCGCTGGCGTCGTCCCGTCGCAAACCCTCGACTAGGGTTCTGAAGACCATGGGAGCGGCGTCCCGCAGGGCCAGCTCACCGCGATGGACGCTGCTCCAGGCGGTCCAAATCAGCGCATCGATGGTGGCGACGATCCAGGCCGTCGAGACGTTGCGGGCAAACAGGCCTTCGCCCTTGGCGTGGTCGACGAAGGCGGCGAGGTCGTCGAGCTGGCGCTGGCTTTCGACCGCCACGTCGGGGCCGAGATCGGAGACCGGGATGGTGGCGAGAAAATGAAAACGATCTCCGAACGGCAACCAGGCCTCGAGCATCCGGCGGAAGGCCTCTTCCGCGCTCGAGGCATTCTCGAGGATGGGAACCGTCGCCTCGTCCATCAGTCGAATGGCTTCGAGGGACAGCTCCGAGAGGAGCGCTTCGCGGGAAGGGAAATGGCGATAGAGGGTCGCCCGGCCGACTCCGGCCGCCTCGGCGATCACCGCCATCGACTCGTTGGGTGAGTCGGCGAGGGCGCCGGCGGCGGCGTCGAGGATCGCTTGGCGAGCCGTGCGGCGAGGGCCTTTCACCGTTCTCATGGGGTGCCGCCCCGCGGGGTGATTGCGACCGATCCGGTGTTCCGTGGCGACATCAACGGCTCTCCTCGCCACAGCTTACCGGACCCTCGATCCCCGCTTCTTCGGACAGCCTTCGCAGAGCCTCGTGCTGCGGGAACTGGCAATGGCCTCGATGCCAAGTCCGGGCCGCCTTGGCGGCCTCGCCGAGGTTTTCATAGAGCTTGCCGAGGGCTTGGAAGGCGGTGG from the Acidobacteriota bacterium genome contains:
- a CDS encoding TetR/AcrR family transcriptional regulator, encoding MRTVKGPRRTARQAILDAAAGALADSPNESMAVIAEAAGVGRATLYRHFPSREALLSELSLEAIRLMDEATVPILENASSAEEAFRRMLEAWLPFGDRFHFLATIPVSDLGPDVAVESQRQLDDLAAFVDHAKGEGLFARNVSTAWIVATIDALIWTAWSSVHRGELALRDAAPMVFRTLVEGLRRDDASETS
- a CDS encoding serine/threonine-protein kinase, which encodes MDASRPSERWRRTEAALDLLLDLPPAKRERKLREIAAQDSALERELRSLIAYLEPARDPLEEGVAGSAVALLQGLEAEVEGERAGRHGELGPYTLGELLAVGGMGRVYRAHRRDGLFEREVAVKVMRWEIPDPSLRARFDQERRILARLQHPAVAQLIDGGVTADGLPYLVMELVVGEPLDLYCRRLGFSPRERLELLLPIVDAVAYAHRQLVVHRDLKPGNVLVDAAGRAKLLDFGVAKLVEPSAETALAAGLTITGSGPYTPAFASPEQLAGKAVGTASDVYSLGAVVYLLVTDVSPFPPLEPGQVDPRLEGRLPVPPSRVSPRLPGPLAQDLDAIVLKAMRPEAEERYSGVDGLATDIRHLLGGRAVEAVAPTLRYRLRKLIRRNPMISALVSAVVLAIALGILASSHQARLARQERDRAVRMADFAFDVLRLGDPRGTGATQLPAKELLVNAAAAAENLADSDLRGQALTVVGEGLSNLYAHGEAAEVWSRASAAYGYPDLAHPQVAEVLRRGALAWAESGNQPRALEINRQALAAARLEGFAPGAELAPFLFDRAYLILRFEAKSSPRREEAESLLEEAVELQRRDLPSTRAALASSLHLLGRLRFDQGFGDTSATAGEVVQEGLDLMAEAAEIRRQLPTDQAGALVESLSDRGLVLDVLGRHQEALETLEEALDYGRRWIDPSHPILLTVGANLGAIYFDAGRFEDAQRVLQAAASGWQSSGTAPPAGLLHWQGQTAAALGRQPEAEALARRALASAGEEGPRRCQVALGLGDILLRAGQRAEARRLLSQTLPVCEAAEGADSRQAARVRSSLRAIAAEETPP
- a CDS encoding dual specificity protein phosphatase family protein, giving the protein MARFWREIRWLTLVALLCTTPGLASERPEAWAEAMPLAGAPNLHRVSATLYRSAQPSAEGMANLENLGVATVVNLRSFSSDRDELEGTGLAYEHIYMKAWHPERKEVVRFLRIVTNARRTPVLVHCKHGADRTGTMVALYRIVVEGWSKEEALKEMTTGGFGFHRIWSNLPRWIEKLDIEALRQELDLPSVAHP
- a CDS encoding glycosyltransferase family 39 protein, encoding MPSPRRAAVGILCLHGLLQGLLGWLYCAGGGKGLVGDEQTYRAAAEAMATTGRLALDPLWPPLYPWLLSRLYLLPGDPLVWTLVLQALAVPAIVWLWWRLGERLTGSASVAALGATGLLLYPPLVAYGHFLWPEILHLLLLSLALWLLTAAGATWRSALAAGALLGLALGAKALLLGFLPVLVLLPARAEGSRPWPSLIALAAAVALLASPWTPWARAHSSPAVAGSLEFNLRLGIDREVGRERSGEAAWRLFQAMEKAEARGTGRRAFLRRQLADELAERGPWSIARDQLQRQYFRLLDHRTFFHDQLPTGPRQGPERGYQGVPSAVGAALRVGSSAIYLLILTLTPLGLLAWRRRGQGRWWLVPAFLVYNFLLFFALYAISRYRIQMLPFLTLTAALGGAELKRGMTALPAWEKAIALAGAVLLLYLALG